From Symphalangus syndactylus isolate Jambi chromosome X, NHGRI_mSymSyn1-v2.1_pri, whole genome shotgun sequence, the proteins below share one genomic window:
- the MCTS1 gene encoding malignant T-cell-amplified sequence 1 isoform X2, translating to MGKGRFDEKENVSNCIQLKTSVIKGIKNQLIEQFPGIEPWLNQIMPKKDPVKIVRCHEHIEILTVNGELLFFRQREGPFYPTLRLLHKYPFILPHQQVDKGAIKFVLSGANIMCPGLTSPGAKLYPAAVDTIVAIMAEGKQHALCVGVMKMSAEDIEKVNKGIGIENIHYLNDGLWHMKTYK from the exons ATGGGCAAAGGAAG atttgatgaaaaagaaaatgtgtccaACTGCATCCAGTTGAAAACTTCAGTTATTAAGGGTATTAAGAATCAATTGATAGAGCAATTTCCAGGTATTGAACCATGGCTTAATCAAATCATGCCTAAGAAAGATCCTGTCAAAATAGTCCGATG CCATGAACATATAGAAATCCTTACAGTAAATGGAGAATTACTCTTTTTTAGACAAAGAGAAGGGCCTTTTTATCCAACCCTAAGATTACTTCACAAAT atCCTTTTATCCTGCCACACCAGCAGGTTGATAAAGGAGCCATCAAATTTGTACTCAGTGGAGCAAATATCATGTGTCCAGGCTTAACTTCTCCTGGAGCTAAGCTTTACCCTGCTGCAGTAGATACCATTGTT gctatcatggcagaaggaaaacagCATGCTCTATGCGTTGGAGTCATGAAGATGTCTGCAGAAGACAT tGAGAAAGTCAACAAAGGAATTGGCATTGAAAATATCCATTATTTAAATGATGGGCTGTGGCATATGAAGACATATAAATGA
- the MCTS1 gene encoding malignant T-cell-amplified sequence 1 isoform X1, with product MPFLFLQKLLDRFDEKENVSNCIQLKTSVIKGIKNQLIEQFPGIEPWLNQIMPKKDPVKIVRCHEHIEILTVNGELLFFRQREGPFYPTLRLLHKYPFILPHQQVDKGAIKFVLSGANIMCPGLTSPGAKLYPAAVDTIVAIMAEGKQHALCVGVMKMSAEDIEKVNKGIGIENIHYLNDGLWHMKTYK from the exons atgccttttcttttcttgcaaaaATTACTTGACAgatttgatgaaaaagaaaatgtgtccaACTGCATCCAGTTGAAAACTTCAGTTATTAAGGGTATTAAGAATCAATTGATAGAGCAATTTCCAGGTATTGAACCATGGCTTAATCAAATCATGCCTAAGAAAGATCCTGTCAAAATAGTCCGATG CCATGAACATATAGAAATCCTTACAGTAAATGGAGAATTACTCTTTTTTAGACAAAGAGAAGGGCCTTTTTATCCAACCCTAAGATTACTTCACAAAT atCCTTTTATCCTGCCACACCAGCAGGTTGATAAAGGAGCCATCAAATTTGTACTCAGTGGAGCAAATATCATGTGTCCAGGCTTAACTTCTCCTGGAGCTAAGCTTTACCCTGCTGCAGTAGATACCATTGTT gctatcatggcagaaggaaaacagCATGCTCTATGCGTTGGAGTCATGAAGATGTCTGCAGAAGACAT tGAGAAAGTCAACAAAGGAATTGGCATTGAAAATATCCATTATTTAAATGATGGGCTGTGGCATATGAAGACATATAAATGA
- the MCTS1 gene encoding malignant T-cell-amplified sequence 1 isoform X3: protein MFKKFDEKENVSNCIQLKTSVIKGIKNQLIEQFPGIEPWLNQIMPKKDPVKIVRCHEHIEILTVNGELLFFRQREGPFYPTLRLLHKYPFILPHQQVDKGAIKFVLSGANIMCPGLTSPGAKLYPAAVDTIVAIMAEGKQHALCVGVMKMSAEDIEKVNKGIGIENIHYLNDGLWHMKTYK from the exons atttgatgaaaaagaaaatgtgtccaACTGCATCCAGTTGAAAACTTCAGTTATTAAGGGTATTAAGAATCAATTGATAGAGCAATTTCCAGGTATTGAACCATGGCTTAATCAAATCATGCCTAAGAAAGATCCTGTCAAAATAGTCCGATG CCATGAACATATAGAAATCCTTACAGTAAATGGAGAATTACTCTTTTTTAGACAAAGAGAAGGGCCTTTTTATCCAACCCTAAGATTACTTCACAAAT atCCTTTTATCCTGCCACACCAGCAGGTTGATAAAGGAGCCATCAAATTTGTACTCAGTGGAGCAAATATCATGTGTCCAGGCTTAACTTCTCCTGGAGCTAAGCTTTACCCTGCTGCAGTAGATACCATTGTT gctatcatggcagaaggaaaacagCATGCTCTATGCGTTGGAGTCATGAAGATGTCTGCAGAAGACAT tGAGAAAGTCAACAAAGGAATTGGCATTGAAAATATCCATTATTTAAATGATGGGCTGTGGCATATGAAGACATATAAATGA
- the C1GALT1C1 gene encoding C1GALT1-specific chaperone 1: MLSESSSFLKGVMLGSIFCALITMLGHIRIGHGNRMHHHEHHHLQAPNKEDILKISEDERMELSKSFRVYCIILVKPKDVSLWAAVKETWTKHCDKAEFFSSENVKVFESINMDTNDMWLMMRKAYKYAFDKYRDQYNWFFLARPTTFAIIENLKYFLLKKDPSQPFYLGHTIKSGDLEYVGMEGGIVLSIESMKRFNSLLNIPEKCPEQGGMIWKISEDKQLAVCLKYAGVFAENAEDADGKDVFNTKSVGLSIKEAMTYHPNQVVEGCCSDMAVTFNGLTPNQMHVMMYGVYRLRAFGHIFNDALVFLPPNGSDND, encoded by the coding sequence ATGCTTTCTGAAAGCAGCTCCTTTTTGAAGGGTGTGATGCTTGGAAGCATTTTCTGTGCTTTGATCACTATGCTAGGACACATTAGGATTGGTCATGGAAATAGAATGCACCACCATGAGCATCATCACCTACAAGCTCCTAACAAAGAAGATATCTTGAAAATTTCAGAGGATGAGCGCATGGAGCTCAGTAAGAGCTTTCGGGTATACTGTATTATCCTTGTAAAACCCAAAGATGTGAGTCTTTGGGCTGCAGTAAAGGAGACTTGGACCAAACACTGTGACAAAGCAGAGTTCTTcagttctgaaaatgttaaagtgTTTGAGTCAATTAATATGGACACAAATGACATGTGGTTAATGATGAGAAAAGCTTACAAATATGCCTTTGATAAGTATAGAGACCAATACAACTGGTTCTTCCTTGCACGCCCCACTACGTTTGCTATCATTGAAAACCTAaagtattttttgttaaaaaaggaTCCATCACAGCCTTTCTATCTAGGCCACACTATAAAATCTGGAGACCTTGAATATGTGGGTATGGAAGGAGGAATTGTCTTAAGTATAGAATCAATGAAAAGATTTAACAGCCTTCTCAATATCCCTGAAAAGTGTCCTGAACAGGGAGGGATGATTTGGAAGATATCTGAAGATAAACAGCTAGCAGTTTGCCTGAAATATGCTGGAGTGTTTGCAGAAAATGCAGAAGATGCTGATGGAAAAGATGTATTTAATACCAAATCTGTTGGGCTTTCTATTAAAGAGGCAATGACTTATCACCCCAACCAGGTAGtagaaggctgttgttcagatatGGCTGTTACTTTTAATGGACTGACTCCAAATCAGATGCATGTGATGATGTATGGGGTATACCGTCTTAGGGCATTTGGGCATATTTTCAATGATGCATTGGTTTTCTTACCTCCAAATGGTTCTGACAATGACTGA